One Nostoc punctiforme PCC 73102 DNA window includes the following coding sequences:
- a CDS encoding aromatic ring-hydroxylating oxygenase subunit alpha codes for MNLNSQTSSSIRKPKTFNNPERFIEGWYWVIPSRNLRVGEVKPVTILGRELVIYRGKDRRVTTFDAYCPHMGAHLAEGKVEGNALRCFFHHWKFDAEGMCIDIPCLDTPPSLKLQTWPTAEKYGMIWVWTGEIPQQPLPFIPELEQKECDVAIHSPFLMNCHPNVVMINAIDTQHVNTVHKLPIEIIFERQELNENAIIFSNTTNIKENSSFIKLIRLFYKNAITISICYWYGSIGIVTLGPDFFHIHTMFAVRLHEGGKAEGQILLITKKRKGFFGWLSNRVVLWLTKIAGKFFLMDDIKIVQTIKFDLKTPIKADQSIMQFINHVERQQSLMWGTWQEARSRDVESKPKRERWQDTASND; via the coding sequence ATGAATCTCAACTCGCAGACTTCTAGCTCAATCCGTAAACCTAAAACTTTCAATAATCCAGAGCGTTTTATTGAAGGATGGTATTGGGTAATACCCTCTCGAAATCTGCGGGTGGGTGAAGTAAAACCTGTCACTATTTTGGGCAGAGAACTAGTGATTTACCGTGGTAAGGACAGAAGAGTAACTACCTTTGATGCTTACTGTCCCCACATGGGCGCTCATCTTGCTGAAGGCAAAGTTGAGGGTAATGCACTCCGTTGTTTCTTCCACCACTGGAAATTTGATGCTGAAGGGATGTGTATTGATATTCCATGTTTAGATACACCACCTTCCCTAAAGTTACAAACTTGGCCTACTGCTGAAAAGTACGGCATGATTTGGGTTTGGACTGGAGAAATACCACAACAACCCCTACCTTTTATTCCCGAATTAGAACAAAAAGAGTGTGATGTCGCTATCCATTCTCCCTTTCTGATGAACTGTCACCCCAATGTGGTGATGATTAATGCGATTGATACTCAACATGTCAATACAGTCCACAAACTGCCAATAGAAATTATTTTTGAAAGACAGGAATTGAACGAAAATGCAATTATATTCAGTAACACTACAAACATTAAAGAGAATTCATCTTTCATTAAACTCATCCGTCTTTTCTACAAGAATGCCATAACTATCAGTATTTGCTATTGGTACGGTAGCATTGGCATTGTGACGCTTGGCCCCGATTTCTTCCATATTCACACAATGTTTGCAGTTCGCCTGCACGAAGGTGGAAAAGCTGAAGGCCAAATCCTATTGATTACTAAAAAACGTAAAGGATTTTTTGGTTGGTTATCCAATCGAGTTGTGTTATGGCTGACTAAGATTGCAGGTAAATTCTTTCTCATGGATGACATCAAGATTGTCCAAACAATTAAGTTTGATTTAAAAACTCCAATCAAAGCAGATCAGTCAATCATGCAGTTTATTAACCATGTTGAAAGGCAACAATCTCTAATGTGGGGGACTTGGCAAGAAGCGCGATCGCGCGATGTAGAGAGCAAGCCTAAGCGTGAGAGATGGCAAGATACAGCGAGTAATGACTAA
- a CDS encoding heavy metal translocating P-type ATPase, whose product MKQKVHSESSGCCNCEHDRHENHNHARNHTHDENHNHDHNHDRGGEFNLKNELLPLVAILSLYVPGVIFENQLHNTFYSIGEYLLFIPAYLLSGWSVLKTAGRNILRGRLFDETFLMTVATLGALAIHKLPEAVGVMLFYKIGELFQDIAVSRSRNSIKALLEVRPDYANIQIEGELKKVRPETVNIGDIIVVKPGEKIPLDGEIIDGNSQVDTSALTGESVPRIVRPGEIVLAGTINKMGVLSIRVTKLFDDSAIAKILDLVQNAKSKKAETEKFITKFALYYTPIVVFISLAVALLPPLFISGASSSEWIYRALILLVISCPCGLVISIPLGYFGGVGGAARRGILVKGSTFLDTLNAVNTVVFDKTGTLTKGVFKVVKIVAVNGYNETELLQLAAKVESHSNHPIAQSILKAYGGKIDEFEVRDYEEIAGYGIRAKVENRVVIAGSDRLLHTENIAHDNCQLEGTVVHLAVDNIYAGYIVIADELKEDARHAIQALKRMSVERTVMLTGDNQAIASQIAKQLGIDAYEADLLPEEKVNAIEKLLSTAGKHSKVAFVGDGINDAPVIARADVGMAMGGLGSDAAIETADIVIMTDAPSKVAEAIQIARKTRQIVWQNIGFALAIKAVFIGLGILGIATMWEAVFADVGVALLAILNATRAMK is encoded by the coding sequence ATGAAGCAGAAAGTACATTCAGAATCTTCAGGTTGTTGTAACTGTGAACACGATCGTCATGAGAATCATAACCACGCTCGTAATCACACTCATGATGAGAACCATAACCATGACCACAATCACGATCGCGGTGGAGAATTCAATCTAAAAAATGAGCTATTGCCTTTGGTAGCAATTTTAAGTTTATATGTGCCTGGTGTAATTTTTGAAAATCAATTACATAATACATTCTACTCAATAGGTGAATATCTGCTTTTCATCCCTGCCTATTTATTGAGTGGATGGAGTGTTTTAAAAACTGCTGGGCGCAATATACTTAGAGGTAGATTATTTGACGAAACTTTTTTGATGACAGTAGCGACACTAGGGGCGCTCGCAATTCATAAATTGCCCGAAGCTGTCGGAGTCATGCTATTTTATAAAATTGGCGAATTATTCCAAGATATTGCTGTTAGTCGTTCCCGTAATTCTATCAAAGCCTTATTGGAAGTCCGCCCAGATTATGCAAATATCCAAATAGAGGGGGAACTAAAAAAAGTCCGCCCAGAAACAGTAAACATTGGAGATATTATCGTCGTCAAACCAGGGGAAAAGATTCCCTTAGATGGTGAGATTATAGATGGAAATTCGCAAGTTGATACATCTGCATTAACTGGAGAATCTGTACCGCGAATAGTGAGGCCGGGTGAAATAGTTTTGGCTGGAACGATCAATAAAATGGGTGTTCTTAGCATTAGAGTAACAAAACTATTTGATGACTCTGCGATTGCCAAGATTTTAGATTTGGTGCAAAATGCCAAAAGCAAAAAAGCAGAGACAGAAAAATTCATTACTAAATTTGCCCTATATTATACACCAATAGTAGTTTTTATATCTCTAGCAGTTGCTTTATTACCTCCTTTATTCATTTCTGGCGCAAGTTCTTCAGAATGGATTTATCGTGCCTTAATTTTGCTAGTTATTTCCTGTCCCTGTGGACTCGTTATCAGTATTCCGTTAGGTTACTTTGGAGGAGTGGGAGGTGCAGCTAGACGTGGTATTTTGGTTAAAGGCTCTACTTTTCTAGACACTCTAAATGCAGTCAATACAGTTGTGTTTGATAAAACTGGAACGTTAACTAAAGGCGTATTTAAAGTAGTAAAAATAGTAGCAGTAAATGGCTACAATGAAACAGAATTGCTGCAATTAGCTGCAAAAGTAGAATCGCACTCAAATCATCCCATTGCTCAATCTATCCTTAAGGCTTATGGGGGAAAGATTGATGAATTTGAGGTAAGAGATTATGAAGAGATTGCAGGCTATGGAATCAGAGCCAAGGTTGAAAATAGGGTAGTGATAGCGGGAAGCGATCGCCTACTACACACAGAGAATATTGCTCATGATAATTGCCAGTTAGAGGGAACAGTTGTTCATTTAGCAGTGGATAATATTTACGCTGGGTATATTGTCATTGCTGATGAACTGAAAGAAGATGCAAGACACGCTATTCAAGCACTCAAGCGAATGAGTGTAGAAAGAACAGTAATGTTGACTGGAGATAATCAAGCGATCGCTTCCCAAATTGCCAAACAGCTAGGCATAGATGCTTACGAAGCAGACTTATTACCAGAAGAAAAAGTTAATGCCATTGAGAAATTACTCAGCACCGCCGGCAAGCATAGTAAAGTTGCCTTTGTTGGGGATGGTATTAATGATGCACCAGTGATTGCTAGAGCCGATGTTGGGATGGCAATGGGTGGCTTAGGTTCAGATGCAGCTATTGAAACTGCTGATATTGTCATCATGACAGATGCGCCGTCAAAAGTGGCAGAAGCAATACAAATCGCCAGAAAAACAAGGCAAATTGTTTGGCAAAATATTGGGTTTGCGTTAGCAATTAAAGCTGTGTTTATTGGATTGGGTATTTTAGGTATAGCGACAATGTGGGAAGCTGTCTTTGCTGATGTTGGAGTAGCATTGCTGGCAATTTTAAATGCAACTAGAGCGATGAAATAA